The Anas acuta chromosome 1, bAnaAcu1.1, whole genome shotgun sequence genome segment GATCAGTCCTTTCTTGAGCTCATTGTCTCAACCAAGAAGAGAGAGGTACTGTGGGCACAAAATGCTTTCTATGTGCATACCATGGTGATTATAAAAGGAGAAGAATGATGAGTTTGAAGACTCATACTCTTCCAtattctcccaagcaccaagtgacgacacaaggggaaatggcctcaaatATCTCCAGGGGAGGTGTAGGttgaaaattagaagaaatttcgttactgaaagggttgtgtggcattggaacaggctgcccaggggagtggtTTAGTCACCAtacctggaggtcttcaagaaacatgtagacgtagaacttagtagcatggtttattAGTGGACTTGTCAGTAGTATGTCAAAGGTTAGACTAGATGATTTaaagaggtcttttccaacttgaatgattctatgattctttgatcCACAGGGCAAGGACTTTGTACTATATATTTCAGGCAATATATGAAATATAGCAGCTTTTTAATTATGTGCTTATATTTcaagttttaacattttttttttctgagatgtgGAGCTTGCAGATGATTGAAAGAATTTCATATTAGCAAGCTACAGGAAATGTGATTCAGTGAAggttctctctcctttcccagccTTAAAGATATAAGTAACAAGTAGCTCAAGAGTAGCTCTAGCAAGTAGTTTCTGTAGCAGTGATACTGATTAACTCTCACAACATTCCTGTGAGGTAAACTATGTTCAGAAATCCTAAATtggaacacattttaaaaactctcattattgttttcttcatttaatggCATTGCTTATCCAGGTTATGACACAAAACAAAGTGCGCAGTTTATCTCTGCTGAATCAGAGATGAATCAGAAGACACTTGAgctattaaataaatgttttagtaCAATGCTCTCAATCATATATTATCTCACTTTataaaaaattaagttaaaCTTCTGTAACAAAAGTTTCAGCTACTGGAAAGCTTAGTACTATGAGGAGGAAGTTCATGAAATTCTCATTTGTTTATGTTTAAAAATCCTCTGAGCTACTATGTATGGTGATACATATGGAAATTCAGAGGAAAGCAGTCCAtgtcataaaacaaaacaactttagAAGTCATCCAGAAGGCTAAACCATAACCCTAAAAGAAAGAATATcgtgcatctttttttttttttttccggaaCACATAGTAAATGCAGATCCAACATTCTCAGTTTCAGAGGGTAAGGTGTCCCCAGAAACCATCAgacttctttgttttccagaatgCTCTTAAACATGAGTAGCTTCAATTTTTGCATGTATAGCTTGGAATTCTTTTCTGTATGTTGTATACCTTTAGCCCAAAATATTTCCCATCTTCTCTGGACTTCTTGACTTATATCTCCTTCTTGCTCATTGCAGCAGTCCACTAAATGGTACAAGAAGAAGTAGGTCTAGAAGAATTTAATTGTGTGGATCAATTTCATTAGCATAAGTCCTACTTATGCTCTAAGTGTCAATCTTTTATCAGAAATTGAAGATTTGATATAAATGATTCAATTAAGTACCACCCAGTTCATAATTCAGAAACctaaaatgttatatttttatataagctATGAAGCTTTAGATAAGTACTAATCACATTTGAAAAagaagttcttatttttttatcctaaataatctgagaaaaaaaatacccttaTTACTGTACTAATGGTAATAGTCTGCTTTCCTTAGTTCTTTGTTTGCATAcatatcaaaaacatttttttaagtttatcaGAAACTTTAGTTGTTAGTCTTCTGTTTTATCTTCACGGATCTGTCAGAAACGGgatatttttcagtgaattatATATATGGCTTTGTCTCCTTTCTACAGAAAAGTCcttgttgtcttttttgttcTCAGCTAGCAAACTCAACAAGGATTACTGGAAAAGTAGCTTACTGTTCTTGCAAACCCTACATTCCCTACATACGTCCTATAAGAATAACCAGTCAAATTCTTCCCTTTTCATAGGCAGACaaactgcaaatgaaataaCGCTGGTTGTCTTGAAGTAGACTGAGCCCCTTGACTTACAAAGCAAAGTTTCATCCTTCATAATGTTCTGATTTTGACTGGGATAAAGTGAATTTTCTTCACTGTAGCTGGTATGGTACGGTGTTTTGAATTTACGGTGAAAATAATGttaacacaccaatgttttagttgttgctgagcaatGCTTGCACTAAGTCAAGGACTCTTTGACTTATACTGCCTTGCTGGTGAGGAGGCTGGCGGTGTACAAGAAACTGGAAGGGAAAGCaaccagaacagctgacccaaattgaccaaagggatatttcaTACCACATGATGTCACACTAAACAATAAAACTGGGAGAGGGGGTTACTCTTGCTCAGGcactggctgggcatcagtcagctgTTGGTGAGTGAGTGCATTGTTTTACATCACttgttttctgtatgctttacttttcttttacttctttttccccttttctgttaaactgtctttatcccaaaccatgaatttatttatttatttatttatttatttatttatttatttatttatttatttatttatttattctaaatcTGCCCCCCATCAGTCTCTGGGgaacaaacagctgtgtggCATTTAGCTGTCTGCCAGACTAAATTGCAACACAAACATACCAGCTGTAGTCCTGTTTCTAGTTCTTGAATATTTCCACCAGTGTTGAGATCAACAGAAAATACACTTACACAATGGGAAGACGGATGAAGGACTGCAGGTTAGCACTTCAGTTGTAGGAAACCAGTATAAAGACAACTTCAGCTCAGATATACTAATATCTTCCAGATTGGGAAGGTACCCTAAGCAGCTGTAATGAGGTGACAGAAGAATACATTTTCTGGGGTCGCAGGCTCCAATAGGCAAAATGCCTTTCTTTAACTTGAAAATAATACAGcttaaaatttaatgaaaaataataatttcttttgaaaatatttaaggtaacttattttattatataaagtAGAGATCTGGCTCTTCAACTACTGCAGATTTTGGAGGCCATAAAAATGATAACCTGAACCGTCATCATCCATCCACTGCAAATAACATTTACCACTTCTCTTATActtatttcctttcagtggGACTCTATGTAGTTTATGACTACTAAAGAATCATAgagcttttttttgcttttttttttaaatgacccTAATActatcttttccattttattcatGTCAGTATAGTGCTCTTGTCAGTACAATGTAGAATGTGTTCCAGTAGTGTATTGCATAcaaaaatttaactttttttcccacttggTTCATTCATTCTTCACAGAGTAGTTTTCTAAACAGAACATCTAGTTTTGAATGAGCTTTTAagtgattactttttttttttttttttttttttttttgcacacagTATTATGTGTTCACACTGGAAAAATCAAGGTAAAGAAACACAGTTAGCCTAGATTCATCCCATCTTGAATATATgcgtttatatatataaatatatatacatgtatatatgctCAGGTGACATATTTTTCCCATGTAAAATTATTGAGTCTTAAGTCTTTTTTTAACCTAGagcatttaaagaaagattGACACACTGTTCCTGGGAAGAATGGTATTTCCTTAACAATGAGGCCACAATTTCATCTTGTCTTAGGGAAACAGTTACAATGAGTGGAGTAACTTTGATCTTTCCATGTTTAATAATTGCTAGTGTGGCAAATCAATGGATTCATCCAGAGGTGTAAGTTAGCAATGcttaacagagaaaaattgtgattttttttttaaataacatctccctgtattttctttgccctttatatgtatgtgtgtaaacACACCAGATCAACCATGAGGGCACTTCAGAAAATTTCTGGATTCTTCCTGTTAGTTTTGTAAATTGTATAGTAGGAGATTTTTCACTCCAGTGTTTATAACTCCACTCCTCTAACTTTTTgtagaagcttttatttttctaaattttctcAGCTGCACAGTATGTATGAAAATATGCAGATCTTTGACAGAAGCACAACTGTAAACTATGTAATAGTGCCATTTTTCCTATCGTGTAAGCTGCTCTCTGAAGCTTCTATTTACTCCTGGAAGTACACAGTCTTCTAAATATACCGGAGCTGCACCActgatactttaaaaataaaggccaAAACTTTGAATATGATATAAACAGTCTAAAGGAAGTAAGCTGAAAGAGACTGTagggtttgtgtgtttgttttgttgtgtgttttttaacaGTAGTCCCACTGGGGATATACTTCAGTTTTTATCATCGTACTTGAATGATGAAAACTTGAAAATCCAGCCCATTAGTAGTCTGtattcagacaaaaataaatgaaccttcaaaatctttctgaagtCTCCTTAGTTGCCTAGGTAATGtcagagatttttaaaatgtcagagtTTTTAAAAGAGCATTAATGATCTATAGGACCTTTTGATGTTTCCTAGAGATACAGAATTTCCACAATTTCAAGTTGATAGATTTAGCTGTtggaacataaaaaaaaaataaaaaaatccaattcagagaaaaacatcTAAGTGAATTCCACAAGATGCTTAGAAGCTTCTTTTCCATAGCTGGAAACAGagtttaaaatattctattttcaaTTCTGTGTTGTAATAATGTTGTATATTTTAAACAGAGGAGAGCATTTGCCTGCTGTGAAGTGCATTGTGCTGTCTCGcttaacacaaaatatttttcaaaaagtattCCAGTTACAGTGAAAGATAATGCAttgaaatatacatgtatattcaaaTACATGTTCACAGGTTTTGTAAACATTCTGACACAGTAAAGTTAGCCCAACCATTCTGTATTCATATCTTATTCTCTATGGATATCCTTGTAAAAGGTAATGGGATCTTTCATAAAGGTCGCTAtcaaattctattttaaataataccTTTTAGTTTCTATAACACAGATTCATATATCCACATTCATGGACCTAGATCATAGGTCTGTCTCAAGTGTTTATGTGGAACCAGGTCTACAGATATAGAAAATGTATTCAAGTCTAACATACTTTTCTTGTTATTTCCATTGGTGCTCAAAATCTGTTCTCTGAAAGACATACTTTTTTACATTTCCAAAATTCTACTGGTaaactgaagaaatacaaaCTCACTTCAGCGTTCCCATtttgggggaaataaaaaaaaaaaaataaatgtaaatggCTTCCTAAATCTGAATAGCATAAGTAAGAACAACTTGTAAACATACACCCTGGAAACTGTGAATGTTACTCATAAACAAATACCCTCACAGTGAATAATTCTTTCTTTGTATCTTTCTCAGGCACGCCAGATCTTAGACCTAACACCTGTGAAGGAGCTGGTGAGCCTGAAGTGGAATATGTATGGACGGCCCTATTTCTGTTTCCTGGCTTTATTCTATGTACTCTACATGGTCTGCTTCACTATGTGCTGTGTCTACCGGCCACTGAAAGCCCGAACAGGCAACAAAACAAGCAGTAGAGACAATACAATCTATGTCCAGAAAATGCTGCAGGTACTGTGTCAGTAGTAGTCAGGGCCCCACAGGCAGCATTGGGCAATTCCAATAATCACCTACTTAACTGGAAAGTCCAAGTATTCCCCAGTCCCCAGCTTTTGCAGctgtcttccttttctcttgccATCAGCTGACCTTCATCAATGAGGAACTCTGGGTATGGTCTGTTCTCTGTTGTTTGGCCTGGGATGGTTCCTGTGGTCTTGTCAGGCTTAGTCACATTTCTTACACTAACATTAGGTCTTCTTTTCCTGCcatctattttaatttcttctcactccttttttcctttcaggaatCATATATAACATATGAGGATGAGTTGAGGTTGGTGGGGGAGCTGATCACAGTGATTGGAGCTGTAGTAATTTTGATCCTTGAGGTAAGAGAAACAGTGAGCTCTGCAGTTTTGAACTTAATCTAGGCAGATTTTACCTACTGGACAAACAGGAGTTTGTCCTCAAAACTTGGTAAGGATTATTCAATAAGTCTAAATGCTTCGATATACATCTATGGCAGTTGACACTGTCAACAAAATCTATTAGGTGAAACAGATGGTGAGAGATTACTAGTAAAACTCCAGGTACAGAAGGAGTAATTAGATGGACTGGTTGCTATCAGATACTATCTGCAGGGTAATGCCAGAGATCCCATTAGCATCATCTGCAGTTCCAGCTGAATCCCAGCTGTTACATGAGATTCTTAGAGACTTTTTGTACTTATGTATTTGGGGATGCTGGGTAAAGTGATTCCTGTGGTTACATAGGAAAGTCTGTATTTAACTGGAGATCAGTGACTACATGAGCTTATAAAAGGAGCCTTACTCAACCAGAGTTCTGCAGAGGCCATGTCTAGGTAATCTTACCATGATTTTCAGAattgtgattttaaaattaaaaaagagatgaactttttaaaatgaagcatatGACAAATACACGATTTTATTAGAATATGAAACTGTTATATAGAGAAAGCTCAAATGAAGATCTCAGggagaactgaaataaaatggagtTTACAAACcccattaaaaaaggaaaaaagaacgATTTCTCTCTGCTCATATATGTTTCAGAAGGACAGGTACTTATTTCCATGCTTGGACAGGACTCTATGACTCCCCTACAAGTAACACAGTGAGTCTGAAAAATACCAAGCTCCTCTGAGTttacaagtttttttgttgttgttgtttttgttttgtattttttttttttttttgtcttttctgaggCTCAGCAGATCTGGTCTCTTCTCAGTAGTCCACAAGAACTTCAGGATCACAGCATGGTGATCTTCATAGCAAAGTCTCTCAATCTGCCCAAGCATTCTCAGGTTTTCCAAGAAAAGAGCAGTATCTGCCTTATTCAGAAGGGCATCTGATTaattcattctgtttttaaagtaaattttcaGTCAAACTGTGAAGCAGTAAACAAAGCAGATACCGCTGGCTCCAAGACCCTTTTAAAATTGATGGTTACCATTATGTTTAATAGTATAACGCAATCTAAGTCCTAAAGTCAATAGGATGTCATTCTTAGATCCCAGATATCCTTAGAGTTGGAGCAGCGAAATACTTTGGACAAACCATCCTAGGAGGGCCTTTCCACATAATTGTGTAAGTACACCACCTTTTAAGTTCAATAAACTTACTGTTTCTCATTCCCTCCTGCACCTCCTACCTCCACTCctccagtcttctgccagaaGAGTAACCTTCTCCATTCTCTTAAAGTATTGTTTctcttgatttctttctctgactGTGTATAAGAAGCCAGGTGAGTGTACAGGTAGAGCTGAGCATGCTGACTGGTTTCTGCTTATGAATTGATAGCTGTATGTGCCTGTCCTGGAATTTTTGGCAAGAAAAGATAAGCAAGGGTAAAAATTATTTACCGAACTATTTTCactctcttcttcctttgcaGTATCACATATGCTTGTATGATTCTGGTAACCATGGTAATGCGTCTCACCAGCACTACTGGTGAGGTGGTGCCCATGTCCTTTGCCCTGGTACTAGGATGGTGCAATGTCATGTACTTCGCACGAGGCTTCCAGATGCTTGGACCCTTTACCATCATGATCCAGAAGGTATAAGAAACAAATATGGGCTCATTGTGTACATCTTAGCACCTCTCTGCAGACAGGGAGatctgaaagaatattttttctccctctggaCTTGCATTAATGCCAATTGTAAAGTCTGCATGAAGCATTTGGGAGTTTTGCATTCTCTCTGTAGCGGAGAAGCTTCCTTTAATACACTTATGGTCTTTGGAAATGGTTTACACGGGATTGCATGGTAACTTGGTGAAACAGCTGAGCCTTATGGCGGCTCTATCTTTGCTCTACAGATGATATTTGGAGATCTTATGCGCTTTTGTTGGCTCATGGCTGTGGTGATACTAGGCTTTGCATCAGGTGAGtctacaaaaggaaaacagtgttGTGTTACCCTCACAAATTGATAAGAATTAAGTGCAGTGGATTTTGGTTTATTCTCTGGTCACCCCCTTAGTTATCTGGCAAAGGTGGTGATGATGTATAGTTCCTGTTTCTTTGAGTACGGTCTCTTTCCCAACACtgatttctgtttggttttcaaCTCTTACTCTTTCCAGGATAGTATAAATTAGGACAACCCAGATAAATCCACATATATGTAAGTCaaagtttaaaaacacattGCATTTGTGGTATTTATGTTTGGAAAATGGGATTAACATACATAGCTTTGTTCTAtccatgaagaagaaaagattgatatttttaaggcattttgAGAGCAGATAAATAAGAGTAATTCAGAGTAATTTTTAAATGGTGACCAGTGATTCTAGTCAGGGATTTGCCATTGTTATGCTGCATAGTGCACTTACATAGAAATATATGTAGCTCTTTCCCAGAACACCTAGTGTTGTCAGTTTTTGTTATAGGACCCTGTTGTTGCTCTTAGAAtgttattcacattttaaaactatatcccttttttttttttttttttttttttttttttctccttggtcTACTTTAGCTTTTTACATCATCTTCCAGACAGAGAACCCTGAAAACCTTGGGCAATTCTATAACTATCCCATGTCCTTGTTCACCACCTTTGAGCTGTTTCTCACTATAATTGATGGCCCTGCAAACTATGATGTGGACCTGCCTTTTATGTACAGTGTcgtatatttttcctttgccgTCATTGCCACCCTCCTTATGCTCAACTTGCTAATTGCCATGATGGGTGACACCCACTGGAGAGTGGCCCATGAGCGGGATGAACTCTGGAGAGCCCAGGTAATCTAGGTGGGGGGGTTTCTCTGAATAAAAGTGGGGAAAATTTGTCCAGGAAAAATGTGCTAGACAGTGCAATTACTTACTTTACCATCCCTGCAAAGAGAGAGGTAATTTAAAACCTTTCCCAGGTCTTCACTTTGTTTGCGGACTTCTCATGTCTCAAAAAGCCATGTCCCTTTAATTCTACCTAACAGCTTCTGTACATCAGCCCCCAAATATCTTCCATCCCTTTTATCAGTATGAACTTTCTGAGTGCAAGACCACTCGTCTGCAGATCTTCCTATGTGAAGCTACCTTCCAGTATATTTCTGTTATAGTAATATTTGTACCTTATTTTACATAACAGATAAAAAAACTCATCCAGCCTTTCTTGTCCATCTTGTGTCTCCCTATCTGTTTCTTCACTAAGCATGGAatcaatctcttcttaaattgaATTGATGTTGCCTCTTTCTTACAAATCACATTCCCATGTAACTGAGAGTTAAATAATATAGAGATTGACTGGGAGAGAAATATAATGAAGGCTAATGGTTACAGGTAGGTAGGTTATGTCTTTAGATCCATTAAGAGAAGTTGGTCTGACTTGCTGAAGAGGCTAAGGATAATGCTGCCTTTTGATGAATTAAACCAGATCAATTATATAGCTGCTCAAGAGGAAAACCATTTCCtactatttttctgaaagaaaacacaagtcaAACAATAACTGTAGTTGAGTGTCAAGGGTACTAGGTTCTGAAAATGGTTAAGGCTGATATAAACATTTTACTCTCATCTAGGTTGCAAATTAATTATCCTACATGTTGCCACAAAGtgtaaaagcaaacaagttTAACAATGTTTGAAAAGCACCATTGTTTCCTCAAGTCATGGCACAGTTAGATCTAAAATTGTGAATTGTCCTCTAATAAAGAGtactgtttctctgtttttccttcatctgcTCAGTACTCATAAAGctgataatttaaaaagagagagtgattttttttttttcctttttaagtcATCTTAgttattgctttgttttgtttgttttgttatttttaaaggttgttGCTACTACTGTCATGCTGGAACGGAAATTGCCACGGTGTCTCTGGCCTCGCTCCGGGATCTGTGGCCGGGAATATGGGCTAGGGGACCGATGGTATCTCAGGTGAGTTTTCTTCTAATGCACATAAGGAACCCAGAAGAAGCATTCAATGCATGGATACTAAAAAAGAGCCATTCCAAGTGCCTGGAGAGGAGTGTTTATAGTTCTTTTCTTCTAGAATACAGATTCCAGTCCATTTTATGTCTATTGGAGACAAGCAGTGTTCCCCTCAGAAAGTTCTGTTGTGCAATTCCTTGCATAAATTAATGCTATCCAATAATCCCAGGAGACATACCTCAGAAACTGCATGTCATCaggcctgattttttttttcaaactcttTATAATGATTACAACAAAACAGTACTGCTATACTTTGGTCATTATGCATTGAATGCATGAAACAGCAGAGGCAGAAGCAATCAATTTGGTGCTCAACAGAAATGAACTGCAAttcagatgactgaaaaataggaCAAGAATAATTAAAGATAAGCTTTCTTTCTGGTATGAACCTGATAACTATAATATACTTAGTAAGGACTGCATCTGGTGACAAAGTCTCGGGTCCAGGATTTCCATTTAAGTCCTGAAATAACAGGCAAACTGTCTATAATCTAAATAACAAAAGATTCCTCACCATTTCTGATTTTACTCAACATTCCTACGAGCTTGAGAAAAGAATAAACATTGTTTCCCAGGGCTTCATCTTTTGCTGATAAAGCCAGAAGGGGGAGTGGTGGCTGTATGAAACAGGACTTTCTTCAGGCGTCAGCAGAGTACTGAGCCTTGTGCATTTTCAGGTTTGCTGGGAAGAACAGACAAATCTGGTGTTAACAATAAAGGCTTTAATTGCAAGGTGCAGAATATCACTTTGCAAGAGCAATATACCAGCAGCAACTCTTCATGGgatgcaaaaagaaaggagtGTTAGTGTGATCTACATGTAGTTCTGTCAAATGACATGTATGGTCTTTGTATATGGTATATATATTACATGTACATATATTGTATTCACGTGTCCCCATGTATATAGGGACAATATGTCCAAGttataaataaagcagagaagGGTTGGTGGAAGTAGAACAGATAAATCAAAGTTCAGTAAAGTATAAATGACATCCTGAGCTTAACAAGTATCAAAGAAGGAAAGACAACGACAAAGGAAATagattaatatatttgtatataaaaaggGTCTGGAGATGGAGTCAAGTGGTCAGTTGCTTACAGCTGTCAAAGTGGAAAAGGCAAATCATGACTAGGTAACAAAgtaaaggacagaaaataaaaatggaaaagagtaCTGAATTCAGTGTCAGGAATGAAAGCCTAGAAAGGAGATTATTGTGCTGGTAATAACTGAGATGGTGAGGATAATTTTATGAGAGCATATGttaaagagagaagaaaactaaAAGAGCCATGCCTATtaatcattttcctgtttctgtgtaGATGTTTTGGGGGTGGCTGGGTCTGTAAGCATATATCTGGAAGAGGCCTGCCTCATCATTTTGTTGGCACAATTGTAAATtctgtttatgttttttatCCTCTCACAGAGTAGAAGACAGGGTTGATCCCAACAAACACAAGATGATGCGGTACACAGAAGCGTTTAAGGCTCATGATAGGGATAACTGTGACAAAGGTCCGGAAAAACTGGAAATTGACAGTAACATCTTGTACAAGAAGGAACTGCCTGCTCTGTCATTGTCACGGAGCACATCAAGGATGAATTCTCACAGTGGCTGGGAAATCCTGAGGCGCAACACCTTCCACTCAATTCATGGAGAGGTCAATCATGCCATGGAGGAAGAGGTATATGATGTCTaaacctctcttttttttgttcctttttttaaattgtttttattttttcactccACAACGTAAATCTCATTTGCCACAGCAGTTGTCTCCTCCAGCTGTTCATACACACTCAAGCATGCTACAAATTCAACAGCCATGAAGAACTCTGCTTGTGCATTATGAATAGTTCATGGTGACTATGCTATGATATACAAATTCAGTCTTTTCTCTTCTACCTTTTAGGTGTCCCTGTTGTTGCACTAATATTTGCACCAAGTTGGTGGGCTTGTTGATCTAGGGCCTGTGGTTGTTTGCAATTCTTTGTAGTAACCTAGAGAAATGAGCAATAGAAGCCAGCACTGGGATTTCAACTATTTACAAAGAGACAAACAGTAAGACCTCTCCCAGAGTATAACATTTAGTATAATCTCTCCCTCCAGTCTTACAATATCCCTCACAATATCCTAGAGCTCTCATTGCAAATACACCTGGCTGAAGTACTGTTTTATGATTtagtacagaaatgaaaaacaaaacaacaaaaaaacatctgtaACTAATCTCAAGAATGAAGGTAGTTGCTGACACTGTGATGATTACAAGGCCTGTAACTATTCAATCAGCATTCAGGCCTGCACAGATTTTGCCTTCTGAAGAATGACAAACTCTTCAGAGAGCTGCATTCTAGCTGCATTTTCAACGTTGCTATCGTAGTAGGACTCCTCTGGtttatgattttcattttttattttattattttattattttttcaacataGGAATGCACTTTaagctgtgtgtttgtttgtttgtttgttttttttttaataaagaagtgATTTCTGTTCTTGGAAGGATCCTGAAAGATCtgaagtgggattttttttcctattgagcagatgatctctgaaggtccctaccaactgaactattctattctatccTGTTCTAGACCTGGTTAGGTGCCTTTCAGCAGTGTGTTATCAAGCACCAAAGTGAGCTGaagcttgcttttcctttccttggaaGAGTAGGGTTCTGGACCATAGTGCTTTGACTTACTACTGAGCCACTGAATTCAGTCGTAGTAGTAAACTACAATATATCGGTGaatgaaatgaagaagaaattttgGATAGACAGATAAGAGCTATTGTAAAAGTTCAGAAACTGGTGTTCTCACACACACATGAGAAGCCTCAAACTATCTAATACATGTCTAGGTCATCCATACAAACATGatggtcacagaatcacagaatttctaggttggaagagacctcaagatcatcgagtccaacctctaacctaacactaatagtccccact includes the following:
- the LOC137865274 gene encoding transient receptor potential cation channel subfamily V member 6-like isoform X4, with the protein product MGVPLFGDSKPFYYRIWNGLSQKLQGKKSWDKHLDEIYLLQQKRICESPLLQAAKENNIPAIRKLLIDGTCDIYQRGATGETALHVAALYNSVEAAVALMEAAPELVNEKMTSELYEGQTALHIAAVNQNIALVKALLKRGANICTAQATGHFFRRSSQNLLYFGEHVLSFAACVGNEEIVQLLIENGADIRAQDYLGNTVLHILVLQPNKTFACHMYSLILSYDRNKEGPGSLELIPNNEGLTPFKLAGVEGNTVMFQYLMQKRKHNLWSFGPLTTVLYDLTEIDSWAEDQSFLELIVSTKKREARQILDLTPVKELESYITYEDELRLVGELITVIGAVVILILEIPDILRVGAAKYFGQTILGGPFHIIVITYACMILVTMVMRLTSTTGEVVPMSFALVLGWCNVMYFARGFQMLGPFTIMIQKMIFGDLMRFCWLMAVVILGFASAFYIIFQTENPENLGQFYNYPMSLFTTFELFLTIIDGPANYDVDLPFMYSVVYFSFAVIATLLMLNLLIAMMGDTHWRVAHERDELWRAQVVATTVMLERKLPRCLWPRSGICGREYGLGDRWYLRVEDRVDPNKHKMMRYTEAFKAHDRDNCDKGPEKLEIDSNILYKKELPALSLSRSTSRMNSHSGWEILRRNTFHSIHGEVNHAMEEEVYDV
- the LOC137865274 gene encoding transient receptor potential cation channel subfamily V member 6-like isoform X1, whose product is MGVPLFGDSKPFYYRIWNGLSQKLQGKKSWDKHLDEIYLLQQKRICESPLLQAAKENNIPAIRKLLIDGTCDIYQRGATGETALHVAALYNSVEAAVALMEAAPELVNEKMTSELYEGQTALHIAAVNQNIALVKALLKRGANICTAQATGHFFRRSSQNLLYFGEHVLSFAACVGNEEIVQLLIENGADIRAQDYLGNTVLHILVLQPNKTFACHMYSLILSYDRNKEGPGSLELIPNNEGLTPFKLAGVEGNTVMFQYLMQKRKHNLWSFGPLTTVLYDLTEIDSWAEDQSFLELIVSTKKREARQILDLTPVKELVSLKWNMYGRPYFCFLALFYVLYMVCFTMCCVYRPLKARTGNKTSSRDNTIYVQKMLQESYITYEDELRLVGELITVIGAVVILILEIPDILRVGAAKYFGQTILGGPFHIIVITYACMILVTMVMRLTSTTGEVVPMSFALVLGWCNVMYFARGFQMLGPFTIMIQKMIFGDLMRFCWLMAVVILGFASAFYIIFQTENPENLGQFYNYPMSLFTTFELFLTIIDGPANYDVDLPFMYSVVYFSFAVIATLLMLNLLIAMMGDTHWRVAHERDELWRAQVVATTVMLERKLPRCLWPRSGICGREYGLGDRWYLRVEDRVDPNKHKMMRYTEAFKAHDRDNCDKGPEKLEIDSNILYKKELPALSLSRSTSRMNSHSGWEILRRNTFHSIHGEVNHAMEEEVYDV
- the LOC137865274 gene encoding transient receptor potential cation channel subfamily V member 6-like isoform X2, coding for MGVPLFGDSKPFYYRIWNGLSQKLQGKKSWDKHLDEIYLLQQKRICESPLLQAAKENNIPAIRKLLIDGTCDIYQRGATGETALHVAALYNSVEAAVALMEAAPELVNEKMTSELYEGQTALHIAAVNQNIALVKALLKRGANICTAQATGHFFRRSSQNLLYFGEHVLSFAACVGNEEIVQLLIENGADIRAQDYLGNTVLHILVLQPNKTFACHMYSLILSYDRNKEGPGSLELIPNNEGLTPFKLAGVEGNTVMFQYLMQKRKHNLWSFGPLTTVLYDLTEIDSWAEDQSFLELIVSTKKREARQILDLTPVKELVSLKWNMYGRPYFCFLALFYVLYMVCFTMCCVYRPLKARTGNKTSSRDNTIYVQKMLQESYITYEDELRLVGELITVIGAVVILILEIPDILRVGAAKYFGQTILGGPFHIIVITYACMILVTMVMRLTSTTGEVVPMSFALVLGWCNVMYFARGFQMLGPFTIMIQKMIFGDLMRFCWLMAVVILGFASAFYIIFQTENPENLGQFYNYPMSLFTTFELFLTIIDGPANYDVDLPFMYSVVYFSFAVIATLLMLNLLIAMMGDTHWRVAHERDELWRAQVVATTVMLERKLPRCLWPRSGICGREYGLGDRWYLRVEDRVDPNKHKMMRYTEAFKAHDRDNCDKGPEKLEIDSNILYKKELPALSLSRSTSRMNSHSGWEILRRNTFHSIHGEVNHAMEEE